Proteins from one Chaetodon auriga isolate fChaAug3 chromosome 19, fChaAug3.hap1, whole genome shotgun sequence genomic window:
- the minar2 gene encoding major intrinsically disordered NOTCH2-binding receptor 1-like, protein MDISVLPNNNPEKFLQLDVGMLPAPYGMFQVGAVMSSQRHWQNRLYSQGRISTESRSPPSPEGTPVVFVDRYLEKHITPVTLTSNIKSNPLFMAIRSMDAVDNKKSKPSWTVKEYDTQTIHGNLADFLKKTAKDLDFWLEDLYTPGFDSLLKKKEAEHKRKRLCKILSSIILSICVVLIVIVVPVVVLQRKN, encoded by the exons ATGGACATCTCTGTTCTGCCCAACAACAACCCAGAGAAGTTCCTTCAGCTGGATGTTGGGATGTTGCCGGCCCCATATGGCATGTTTCAGGTCGGGGCGGTGATGTCCAGTCAGAGACACTGGCAGAACAGGCTCTACTCTCAG gggaggatAAGCACCGAAAGCAGGTCTCCTCCATCCCCAGAGGGCACCCCTGTGGTGTTTGTGGACAGATACCTGGAGAAGCACATCACTCCAGTCACTCTGACGTCCAACATTAAAAGCAACCCTCTGTTCATGGCCATAAGATCGATGGATGCAGTGGACAACAAGAAGTCCAAGCCGTCCTGGACTGTCAAGGAGTACGACACACAAACAATCCACGGCAACCTGGCAGATTTTTTAAAG aagactGCTAAAGATCTGGACTTTTGGCTTGAGGATCTCTACACACCAGGATTTGACTCTTtactgaagaagaaagaagcagaacacaagagaaaaagacTTTGTAAAATTCTTTCTTCCatcattttgtccatttgtgtGGTACTTATTGTCATCGTAGTACCAGTTGTGGTTCTACAGAGGAAAAACTGA